One Pygocentrus nattereri isolate fPygNat1 chromosome 12, fPygNat1.pri, whole genome shotgun sequence DNA window includes the following coding sequences:
- the si:dkey-1h24.6 gene encoding uncharacterized protein si:dkey-1h24.6: MKAFWLTLLPLFLLGSALPEKQSQCTGSIPQIQRVVVHGNVSVPCPCFTGQEMSFTLHRGSERFTVHRNFTDAKEPNDKETRIRHHLTENNCTEFVLFNVMENQTGLYVCEAQRTYPPPILDSKECPQTIVIVEEEHQVQRCDHPADHLSLWVGLGVLTIYGLIITYAAFSLRSRLTRVDFHKHDYMNMKPKARRKKQGIVLPTRLSWYEDSAAPYKLSTKQVAN, from the exons ATGAAGGCTTTCTGGCTGACCCTCCTGCCCCTCTTCCTTCTAGGTAGCGCCCTCCCGGAAAAACAGAGCCAGTGCACAG GTAGCATCCCACAAATTCAGCGAGTGGTGGTCCATGGCAATGTTTCTGTGCCTTGTCCCTGTTTCACAGGACAGGAGATGTCCTTCACATTGCACAGGGGCTCAGAGAGATTCACCGTGCACAGGAACTTCACTGATGCCAAAGAGCCAAATGATAAAGAAACGAGGATTAGACACCATTTGACCGAGAACAACTGTACAGAGTTTGTCCTCTTCAATGTGATGGAGAATCAGACGGGGCTGTATGTCTGCGAGGCACAAAGGACCTACCCCCCTCCAATACTGGACTCCAAAGAATGCCCACAAACCATAGTGATAGTTGAAG AAGAGCATCAGGTCCAACGGTGCGATCATCCTGCTGATCACCTCTCCCTTTGGGTGGGGCTTGGGGTGCTAACAATATATGGCCTGATCATCACTTATGCTGCTTTTTCACTCAGG TCCCGACTGACGAGAGTGGACTTTCATAAGCATGACTATATGAATATGAAGCCCAAAGCACGGCGGAAGAAGCAGGGGATCGTTCTCCCAACACGGCTGAGCTGGTACGAGGATTCCGCAGCACCCTACAAACTCTCCACCAAACAAGTGGCGAATTAA